Proteins from one bacterium genomic window:
- a CDS encoding phosphopentomutase gives MNRAFIVVLDGMGVGELPDAHLFGDQGANTFANCAEAVGGLNLPNLQKLGMGNIIPIKGIAPADKPLASFGKMAEKSPGKDTTTGHWEMAGIVLDHAFPVFPKFSDEIMDEFTRRTGRGYLGNLPASGTEILKELGAEHVKTGKWIVYTSGDSVFQIAAHQDVVPLDELYNACKIAREILDPYHVGRIIARPFYGEEGSYERNQGGRHDYSVPPPAKTLLDYAVDAGREVIGIGKISDIFAAHGVTQSLPTASNAEGLETTIRMAHEAPDGSLVFNNLVDTDAKYGHRNNPQGMAECLAEFDRELGKLVEALKPGDLLIISADHGNEATDVSTDHTREYVPLLAYMPGVPGVDLGTRTGFGDIAQTIAQGWGLEAQLEGESFWHQLTPNPVTAKSI, from the coding sequence CTGAACCGTGCCTTCATCGTCGTCCTGGACGGCATGGGCGTGGGCGAACTGCCCGACGCCCACCTCTTCGGCGACCAAGGCGCCAATACCTTTGCCAACTGCGCCGAGGCCGTCGGCGGCCTGAACCTCCCCAACCTCCAGAAGCTTGGCATGGGCAACATCATCCCCATCAAGGGGATCGCCCCGGCCGACAAGCCCTTGGCGAGCTTCGGCAAGATGGCCGAGAAGTCCCCCGGCAAGGACACGACCACGGGTCACTGGGAGATGGCGGGGATCGTCCTCGACCATGCCTTCCCCGTCTTCCCCAAGTTCTCGGACGAGATCATGGACGAGTTCACGCGTCGGACGGGCCGCGGCTATCTGGGTAACCTGCCCGCCTCGGGTACCGAGATCCTCAAGGAGCTTGGCGCCGAGCACGTCAAGACCGGCAAGTGGATCGTCTACACCAGCGGCGACAGCGTCTTCCAGATCGCCGCGCACCAAGACGTGGTGCCCCTCGACGAGCTCTACAACGCCTGCAAGATCGCCCGCGAGATCCTGGACCCCTACCACGTGGGCCGCATCATCGCCCGCCCCTTCTACGGCGAAGAGGGCTCCTACGAGCGCAACCAGGGCGGTCGTCACGACTACTCGGTGCCGCCGCCCGCCAAGACCCTGCTCGACTACGCGGTCGACGCGGGCCGTGAGGTGATCGGCATCGGCAAGATCTCGGACATCTTCGCCGCCCATGGCGTCACCCAGAGCCTGCCCACCGCCTCCAACGCCGAAGGCCTCGAAACCACCATCCGCATGGCCCACGAGGCCCCCGATGGCAGCCTGGTCTTCAACAACCTGGTCGACACCGACGCCAAGTACGGCCACCGCAACAACCCGCAGGGGATGGCCGAGTGCCTCGCCGAGTTCGACCGCGAGCTGGGCAAGCTCGTCGAGGCCCTCAAGCCCGGCGACCTGCTCATCATCTCGGCCGACCACGGCAACGAGGCCACCGACGTCTCGACCGACCACACCCGCGAGTACGTGCCGCTGCTCGCCTACATGCCGGGCGTTCCCGGCGTGGACCTGGGCACCCGCACCGGCTTCGGCGACATCGCCCAGACCATCGCCCAGGGCTGGGGCCTCGAGGCCCAGCTCGAAGGCGAGAGCTTCTGGCACCAGCTGACCCCCAACCCCGTCACCGCCAAGAGCATCTAA
- the tadA gene encoding Flp pilus assembly complex ATPase component TadA has translation MTIPGKRLRLGEILINAGVLTEDQLAQGLSKQQQTREPLGEILIALGHVTDAQIKHALELQYGVKSFSMKQKPPQELVRLLPEAMIRQHQILPVGISQMTVAMVDPNNILALDDLRLRFKGVSLQPVVITDADFREILKVIPRETVVTAAPEAEARPEEDRPDASLAGEDQTAAQYAQGLLATALKRKATEIVLEPQEHETWVRLRIDGSLVREPSIAPRLGAAVIGRFKVLANLAPTSGGMAQTGTVKTRHEGRSIHLTLRALTVKHGQMLTLRLFDQSTLEQTSLDSIVHHPGTREVLRRLLRLKSGLLLINGPKHSGKDTLLYALLKEALKDNRSVIGFGTMPFELEGIAQAPLDTHRPELSLSQVFEQSPDLLAVPSLTEPELARGLVHGALAGAAAIVGIPTAQRFLHQLLDLSELAPRPVANAVAGVVVIRLVRRLCPACKVPYKPDEQTFAFFKAINETGMLYRSVGCPECHETGYAGQVGIFGVLPFDAQLRHMVASNTPQPQIDQYAKQRGHMALYDYATWVAAQGLTTLDELAKTDLFERVSEASHG, from the coding sequence GTGACGATTCCCGGCAAGCGCCTGCGCCTCGGCGAGATCCTGATCAACGCGGGCGTCCTCACCGAGGATCAGCTTGCTCAGGGTCTCTCCAAGCAGCAGCAAACCCGGGAGCCGCTGGGCGAGATCCTGATCGCCCTCGGCCACGTCACCGACGCTCAAATCAAGCACGCGCTCGAGCTCCAGTACGGGGTCAAGAGCTTCTCCATGAAGCAGAAGCCCCCGCAGGAGCTCGTGCGCCTCTTGCCCGAGGCCATGATCCGGCAGCACCAGATCCTGCCGGTCGGCATCTCTCAGATGACCGTGGCCATGGTCGATCCCAACAACATCCTGGCCCTGGACGATTTGCGCCTGCGCTTCAAGGGGGTCTCCCTCCAGCCGGTGGTCATCACCGACGCCGACTTCCGCGAGATCCTCAAGGTCATCCCCCGCGAGACGGTCGTAACCGCCGCACCGGAAGCCGAAGCGCGCCCCGAGGAGGATCGCCCCGACGCAAGCCTCGCCGGCGAGGACCAGACCGCGGCCCAGTACGCCCAGGGGTTGCTTGCAACCGCTCTCAAGCGCAAGGCCACCGAGATCGTCCTGGAGCCCCAAGAGCACGAGACCTGGGTGCGCCTTAGGATCGACGGTAGCCTGGTGCGCGAGCCCTCGATCGCCCCGCGCCTGGGGGCGGCCGTCATCGGTCGCTTCAAGGTGCTCGCGAACCTCGCCCCCACCTCGGGCGGCATGGCCCAGACCGGTACGGTCAAGACGCGCCACGAGGGCCGCTCCATCCACCTCACCCTGCGGGCGTTGACGGTCAAGCACGGTCAGATGCTCACCCTGCGCCTGTTCGACCAGAGCACGCTCGAGCAGACGAGCCTCGACTCGATCGTCCACCATCCCGGCACCCGCGAGGTGCTGCGCCGCCTGCTGCGCCTCAAGAGCGGCCTGCTGCTCATCAACGGCCCCAAGCACTCGGGCAAGGACACCCTGCTCTACGCCCTGCTCAAGGAAGCCCTCAAGGACAACCGCAGCGTGATCGGCTTCGGGACCATGCCCTTCGAGCTCGAAGGGATCGCCCAGGCGCCGCTGGACACCCACCGGCCCGAGCTCTCCCTCAGCCAGGTCTTCGAGCAATCGCCCGATCTGCTCGCCGTTCCCTCCTTGACCGAGCCCGAGCTCGCCCGAGGCCTCGTCCACGGGGCGCTCGCGGGCGCCGCGGCCATCGTGGGGATCCCGACGGCCCAGCGTTTCCTCCACCAGCTTTTGGACCTCTCGGAGCTGGCACCCCGACCGGTGGCGAACGCCGTGGCGGGGGTGGTCGTCATTCGCCTGGTTCGTCGGCTCTGCCCCGCCTGCAAGGTGCCCTACAAGCCCGACGAGCAGACCTTCGCCTTCTTCAAGGCCATCAACGAGACGGGGATGCTGTACCGCTCGGTGGGCTGTCCTGAGTGCCACGAGACGGGCTACGCCGGCCAGGTGGGCATCTTCGGGGTCCTACCCTTCGACGCCCAGCTGCGCCACATGGTCGCGAGCAACACCCCGCAGCCCCAGATCGACCAGTACGCCAAGCAGCGAGGCCACATGGCGCTGTACGACTACGCCACCTGGGTGGCCGCTCAGGGCCTGACCACCCTCGACGAGCTGGCGAAGACCGACCTCTTCGAACGCGTCTCCGAAGCGAGTCACGGATAG